In Hydrotalea sp., a single genomic region encodes these proteins:
- a CDS encoding Mth938-like domain-containing protein yields the protein MDILPLSADGKFSIASYGGGGFVIKDTHGAEKKWHGSIFIKPEGVVPITHRTLDDIKLADVIPLLPLKLELLLLGTGARMARPEKLQRDNWQRLASGVEWMATPAAARTYQIAVGEGRLVAALLLAVE from the coding sequence ATGGATATTCTCCCCCTTTCCGCCGATGGTAAGTTTTCGATAGCTTCCTATGGCGGGGGCGGGTTTGTGATTAAGGATACCCATGGCGCGGAAAAAAAATGGCACGGGTCGATATTTATCAAGCCCGAGGGGGTGGTGCCGATAACCCATAGAACCCTCGACGATATAAAATTGGCCGATGTTATCCCGCTGTTGCCGTTGAAATTGGAATTGTTGTTGTTGGGCACCGGCGCGCGCATGGCGCGGCCCGAAAAATTGCAACGCGATAATTGGCAAAGATTGGCGAGCGGCGTGGAATGGATGGCGACACCGGCGGCGGCACGAACCTATCAAATAGCGGTGGGCGAGGGGCGGTTGGTGGCGGCATTGTTGTTGGCGGTGGAATGA
- the secF gene encoding protein translocase subunit SecF has translation MWKKLRQTHHFDFVKYRPLHVGLAAAIIVISCILFFTKGLNYGIDFKGGVLLEIKTAPGVTIGDMRAATAQLPVKSYSLQEFGSPDVLLIHMDKDETSSPEALLAEAKTIYGAKVVDYRRIETVGPVVGGELKQSAIWAVLAGLVMIFIYVWLRFEWQFALGGMLSLFHDVMATLGLFSLIGLEFNLVSVAALLTIAGYSINDTVVIYDRLRENIRLTPKKPLDELINVSINATLSRTLLTSVTTFMSMVALAIFGGAAIRGFGIAMVFGIFVGTYSSIALSLPVVAYFQPKRAKGKDNKDEGYSDLFMKK, from the coding sequence ATGTGGAAAAAATTACGCCAAACCCATCATTTTGATTTTGTCAAATACCGGCCGTTGCATGTTGGCCTGGCGGCGGCGATTATTGTCATCTCCTGTATTTTGTTTTTTACCAAGGGGTTGAATTACGGCATCGATTTTAAGGGCGGGGTGTTGTTGGAAATTAAAACCGCGCCCGGGGTAACCATCGGCGATATGCGCGCCGCGACGGCGCAATTGCCGGTAAAATCCTATTCGTTGCAAGAATTTGGTTCGCCCGATGTGTTGCTTATCCACATGGATAAGGACGAGACATCATCGCCCGAGGCGTTGTTGGCCGAGGCCAAGACGATATATGGCGCGAAGGTGGTTGATTATCGGCGGATAGAAACCGTCGGGCCGGTGGTTGGGGGCGAGTTAAAACAATCGGCGATTTGGGCGGTGCTGGCCGGGTTGGTGATGATATTTATTTATGTTTGGTTGCGGTTCGAATGGCAATTTGCGCTGGGCGGCATGTTGTCGCTGTTCCACGATGTGATGGCAACCCTGGGGCTGTTTTCATTGATTGGTTTAGAATTTAATTTGGTGTCGGTCGCGGCCTTGCTGACTATCGCCGGTTATTCGATAAATGACACGGTGGTTATTTACGATAGGTTGCGCGAGAATATCCGCCTGACGCCCAAAAAACCGCTGGATGAATTGATTAATGTTTCGATTAACGCCACCCTGTCGCGGACGCTACTGACCTCGGTCACGACTTTTATGTCGATGGTTGCCCTTGCCATTTTTGGCGGCGCGGCGATAAGGGGTTTTGGCATCGCCATGGTGTTTGGCATTTTTGTTGGCACCTATTCGTCGATTGCTTTGTCCTTGCCGGTGGTGGCTTATTTTCAGCCAAAACGCGCCAAGGGCAAGGATAATAAGGACGAAGGCTATAGCGATTTATTTATGAAAAAATAA
- the secD gene encoding protein translocase subunit SecD has product MVLDYPLWKKLLVVIVLALGLVYAVPNFVPSLQNKNAKEFFALGSTMNLGLDLKGGAYLLLEIDSKQFMQEKTARLEDDVRNLLRQNNIGYLALSHNENGVRVALRATDVDVVSKLLNKKLNQPAVSPTGVAQTPLDIAKSGNGLLLSYTTQGQAQMLKQLQDQAANIVRRRVDALGNREAVVSPQGSDRLMVAVPGEKDSASLKTAIGKTAKLSFYLPAKSGEQSFTLYDAGGRGYSLGLLPVVGGDDLEDASASFSENQPVVSFRFSGAGARAFGQATTDNVGKPLFIVLDGKIISAPNIRQPITGGSGIITGNFTVAETQTLALLLKAGALPAPLKILEERSVGAGLGADSIRAGQIASLVGFLAVLSIMVIIYRIPGLFAGIALIGNLILLVAVMTAFHSTLTLPGIAGIVLTMGIAVDANVLIYERAKEELMKGKSVVASWQDGFNLAFATIWDSHLTNLLSTLLLFIFGAGPIKGFALSLTLGIVTSLFSAIMVTRMLVVWWIRKFNPKTVGF; this is encoded by the coding sequence ATGGTGCTCGATTATCCGCTATGGAAAAAATTGCTGGTGGTGATAGTTCTTGCCCTGGGCTTGGTTTACGCCGTGCCGAATTTCGTTCCCAGTTTACAAAACAAAAACGCCAAAGAATTTTTCGCCCTGGGGTCGACCATGAACCTCGGGCTTGATTTAAAGGGCGGGGCTTACCTTCTGCTTGAAATCGACAGCAAGCAATTCATGCAGGAAAAAACCGCAAGGCTGGAAGACGATGTGCGCAACCTGCTCCGCCAAAATAATATCGGTTACCTCGCCCTCAGCCATAATGAAAATGGCGTTCGGGTTGCGTTGCGCGCAACCGATGTTGATGTGGTTAGCAAATTATTGAATAAAAAACTCAACCAACCGGCGGTGTCGCCGACGGGCGTGGCGCAAACCCCGTTGGATATTGCAAAAAGCGGCAATGGTCTGTTGTTGTCCTACACCACCCAGGGCCAGGCGCAGATGTTAAAACAATTGCAAGACCAGGCCGCCAATATTGTGCGGCGGCGGGTTGATGCCCTTGGCAACCGCGAGGCGGTGGTTTCGCCGCAAGGTAGCGACCGATTGATGGTCGCGGTGCCGGGCGAAAAAGATTCGGCCAGTTTAAAAACCGCCATCGGCAAAACCGCCAAATTGTCTTTTTACTTGCCGGCGAAATCGGGCGAGCAAAGTTTCACCCTTTATGACGCGGGCGGCCGCGGTTATTCCCTGGGCCTGTTACCGGTGGTGGGTGGCGACGATTTGGAAGATGCCAGCGCGTCATTTTCAGAAAACCAACCGGTGGTTAGTTTCCGTTTTTCCGGCGCGGGGGCACGTGCCTTTGGCCAGGCGACGACCGACAATGTGGGTAAGCCATTGTTCATTGTGCTTGATGGTAAAATTATCAGCGCGCCAAATATCCGCCAACCGATAACCGGCGGCAGTGGTATCATCACCGGCAATTTCACCGTGGCCGAAACCCAAACCTTGGCCTTGTTGTTAAAGGCTGGGGCATTGCCCGCGCCGCTAAAAATTTTGGAGGAACGTTCGGTCGGGGCCGGCCTGGGGGCGGACAGCATTCGCGCCGGGCAAATTGCGTCGCTGGTTGGGTTTTTGGCGGTGTTGTCGATTATGGTAATTATCTATCGCATTCCCGGGTTGTTTGCCGGTATTGCGCTGATTGGCAATTTGATTCTGTTGGTGGCGGTGATGACGGCGTTTCATTCGACCCTGACCCTGCCTGGCATCGCCGGCATTGTGTTGACCATGGGTATTGCGGTCGACGCCAATGTGTTGATTTACGAACGGGCGAAGGAAGAATTGATGAAGGGTAAATCGGTGGTCGCCAGTTGGCAAGATGGTTTCAACCTTGCCTTCGCCACCATTTGGGATAGCCACCTGACCAATTTGCTCAGCACCTTATTATTATTTATTTTTGGTGCCGGCCCGATTAAGGGTTTTGCCCTGTCCTTGACCTTGGGGATTGTTACCTCGCTTTTTTCGGCCATCATGGTGACGCGTATGTTGGTGGTGTGGTGGATAAGAAAATTTAACCCGAAAACCGTTGGCTTTTAA
- the yajC gene encoding preprotein translocase subunit YajC, whose amino-acid sequence MKKIITTLLTLPLLSLAMANVAVAQAAAPGDLSSAMLQLFPLVLIFGVFWFLLIRPQMKKQKQHQALVAAVKKGDEVVLSSGVYGKITQVVDAVKVEVEIAPGVKVKAAKAMLADVLTKPVATAAKADDKPSLKSLFGAKKK is encoded by the coding sequence ATGAAGAAAATTATAACAACCCTCCTCACCCTCCCATTGTTATCGTTAGCCATGGCCAATGTTGCCGTGGCGCAGGCGGCGGCGCCCGGCGACCTGTCCTCGGCCATGTTGCAATTGTTTCCGCTGGTATTGATATTTGGCGTTTTTTGGTTTTTGTTGATAAGACCGCAGATGAAAAAACAAAAACAACATCAGGCCTTGGTCGCCGCCGTGAAAAAAGGCGATGAAGTTGTTTTGTCATCGGGCGTTTATGGTAAAATCACCCAGGTTGTCGACGCGGTTAAGGTCGAGGTCGAAATTGCCCCCGGGGTTAAGGTCAAGGCCGCCAAGGCCATGTTGGCCGATGTTTTAACCAAGCCGGTGGCGACCGCCGCCAAGGCCGACGACAAACCATCGTTAAAATCGTTGTTTGGCGCAAAGAAAAAATAG
- a CDS encoding glycosyltransferase family 2 protein gives MKKDQPLVSVIMPAFNAAYYIGQSISSILAQSYHHLELLIIDDASTDNTLKIVQHYQAQDQRIKIIRHDRNLGAGATRQTGITNARGEYILWQDADDYSSPDRLQILLAVLQPTKKLSALSAVGSGFYIRRGRDIKLGKTPIALAKLAAKKHGDRQPHSDPVGIHFPTLLVRADAYQRAPYRPFAQGEDADWCYRLLEKNGVIKNLPQPLYYYRKHGHGLTKNHFQKFVCGMMVRLAHELRQKNLPDPFDNLPNITAKDFRLLYAKPAYPAIKKNISNEINWFLLENTRAMLTRPWFFYKYIYAIGRFFVFAGVRHFFTTARVFVTRWAINILPYIFGRKVIF, from the coding sequence ATGAAAAAAGACCAACCGCTTGTTTCGGTTATCATGCCGGCCTTTAACGCCGCCTATTATATCGGCCAGTCCATCTCCTCCATCTTGGCGCAGAGCTATCACCATCTTGAATTGCTAATTATTGACGATGCCTCAACCGACAATACATTAAAAATTGTCCAGCATTATCAAGCTCAAGACCAGCGAATAAAAATCATCCGCCACGACCGCAACCTGGGGGCTGGTGCCACGCGGCAAACCGGCATTACCAACGCGCGCGGCGAATATATTTTATGGCAAGACGCCGACGATTATTCATCGCCCGACCGATTGCAAATATTGTTGGCGGTGTTGCAACCGACAAAAAAATTATCAGCCCTATCGGCGGTGGGCAGTGGTTTTTACATTCGGCGCGGCCGCGATATAAAACTTGGCAAGACGCCCATTGCCTTGGCTAAATTGGCGGCGAAAAAACATGGCGACAGGCAACCCCACAGCGACCCAGTGGGCATCCATTTCCCGACGCTGTTGGTGCGGGCCGATGCCTATCAACGGGCACCCTATCGACCATTTGCTCAGGGCGAAGACGCCGATTGGTGTTATCGCCTGCTGGAAAAAAATGGCGTTATAAAAAACCTGCCGCAACCGCTTTATTATTATCGCAAACACGGCCACGGCCTGACCAAAAATCATTTTCAAAAATTTGTCTGCGGCATGATGGTGCGGCTGGCGCATGAATTGCGGCAAAAAAACCTGCCCGACCCATTTGACAATTTGCCAAATATCACGGCAAAGGATTTTCGCTTGCTTTACGCCAAGCCCGCCTACCCAGCGATAAAAAAAAATATCAGCAATGAAATAAATTGGTTTTTGTTGGAAAACACCCGGGCAATGCTGACCCGCCCGTGGTTTTTTTATAAATATATTTATGCCATCGGCCGTTTTTTTGTCTTCGCCGGCGTGCGGCATTTTTTTACCACGGCGCGGGTTTTTGTCACCCGCTGGGCAATTAATATCTTGCCCTATATTTTTGGCCGCAAGGTTATTTTTTAA
- a CDS encoding fatty acid desaturase, whose product MSLLTLSEKQTRDLWPALFNMLNTGLGAINFGLFFYGFYLVFSAQLSAWYLLVGFVFYYWFGLFGLTIGLHRYFCHRSFKTNKFWHYVFAITGTLTSVGTVVAWVGLHRHHHLNTDTENDAHDPRRNGILKTWFYIYKRVVISDKYVRPELKDPLLIILHKFYFPIIFTYIAALLGIAMWMGLANPLALVIWCYAVPACGVYVGLSAVTTIAHLHGYKTYESKDEARNSWLASLLSGGEGWHNNHHVFPSHYRQGHQKWELDPAAWMIEHFIGKDVRRIDYSTKKKISA is encoded by the coding sequence ATGTCTCTGCTTACCTTATCTGAAAAACAAACCCGCGACCTGTGGCCCGCGCTGTTTAACATGTTGAACACTGGTCTTGGTGCCATAAATTTTGGCTTATTTTTTTATGGGTTTTATTTGGTGTTCAGCGCGCAACTTAGCGCGTGGTATCTGCTGGTTGGTTTTGTTTTTTATTATTGGTTTGGTTTATTCGGTTTGACGATTGGCCTGCATCGTTATTTTTGCCACCGCAGTTTTAAAACCAACAAATTTTGGCATTATGTTTTTGCCATCACTGGCACCTTGACCTCGGTCGGCACTGTCGTTGCTTGGGTTGGGTTGCATCGCCACCACCATTTGAACACCGACACCGAAAACGACGCGCACGACCCGCGCCGCAATGGTATTTTGAAAACCTGGTTTTATATTTACAAACGGGTTGTTATTTCCGATAAATATGTGCGCCCCGAATTGAAAGATCCCTTGTTGATAATTTTGCACAAATTTTATTTTCCGATTATTTTTACCTACATCGCGGCCTTGCTTGGCATTGCCATGTGGATGGGGTTGGCCAACCCACTGGCGTTGGTTATCTGGTGCTACGCGGTGCCGGCCTGCGGCGTTTATGTCGGCCTGTCGGCTGTTACCACCATCGCGCATTTGCATGGTTACAAAACATACGAAAGCAAGGACGAGGCACGCAACAGCTGGCTGGCCAGTTTGTTAAGCGGCGGCGAAGGTTGGCATAACAACCACCATGTGTTTCCATCGCACTATCGCCAAGGCCACCAAAAATGGGAACTGGACCCGGCGGCCTGGATGATTGAACATTTCATTGGTAAGGACGTGCGCCGCATCGATTATTCGACCAAGAAAAAAATCTCGGCTTAA
- the tkt gene encoding transketolase — protein MTENPAKDKLEKNRLLSSALRALSVAMVERAQSGHPGLPLGSADIAAVLFAKHLRCSPRDANHMARDRFVLSAGHGSALLYSLLHLLGYDDFSLAALQRFRALHSVAAGHPEHGHGAGIETTTGPLGQGLANAVGMAIGLQKIFAATPNLTPQLMPKVYVLLGDGCLMEGISEEAISLAGNLQLNNLILLFDDNHISIDGDTAMATRTDQEARFRANGFHTLSVDGHDAAAIDKALTEARGMDRPCFIACRTIIGKGAPTKQGTASAHGSALGKEEAKAVLQGLGIGDSDKFLQDFILPDEWRKCWADVAAQKTADFMQHAKQFSGLDSPKNDMTGFSGELAQDIKNYKENTLQENKPLATRVASQQAIGVFTKRLPQLVGGSADLTGSNGTKTPDHKIINRNDFTGNYIHYGVREHAMAAAMNGLALTGFVPYGGTFLVFSDYLRGALRLSAIMKQKVIYVLTHDSIGVGEDGPTHQPVEHLAALRAMPHLLVLRPCDTIETIEAWEIALTRPQPSILALSRQNLPLLRTATNSGDNHTARGGYIIYGDENKDQRTITLLATGSEVSLAVAAAKMLEKDGKKSVVVSMPSFELFRAQDSATRDKILGSAPRIAIEAGVKQPWFEWLRTGDGFGDEFIGLDDFGASAPYQEVYNERGITVENVLKVANKLL, from the coding sequence ATGACAGAAAACCCCGCAAAAGATAAATTAGAAAAGAATCGCCTTCTTTCCTCGGCATTACGCGCCCTCAGCGTCGCAATGGTCGAACGGGCGCAATCGGGCCACCCCGGGTTGCCCTTGGGGTCGGCCGATATTGCCGCGGTGTTGTTTGCCAAGCATTTACGTTGTTCACCGCGCGACGCCAACCACATGGCGCGCGACCGATTTGTTCTGTCGGCCGGCCACGGCTCGGCCTTGCTTTATAGCTTGTTGCATCTGTTGGGTTATGACGATTTTTCCCTGGCGGCGTTGCAACGTTTTCGCGCCCTGCATTCGGTGGCGGCCGGCCACCCCGAACATGGCCATGGGGCGGGAATCGAAACCACCACCGGGCCCTTGGGCCAGGGCCTGGCCAATGCGGTGGGCATGGCGATTGGCCTGCAAAAGATATTTGCCGCAACGCCAAACTTAACGCCACAATTAATGCCAAAGGTTTATGTTTTGCTGGGCGATGGTTGCCTGATGGAGGGGATATCGGAGGAGGCAATATCCCTCGCCGGTAACCTGCAACTCAACAATTTAATTTTATTGTTCGACGACAACCATATTTCAATCGACGGCGACACCGCCATGGCAACCCGCACCGACCAGGAAGCCAGATTCCGCGCCAATGGTTTCCACACATTATCGGTTGATGGCCACGACGCGGCGGCGATTGATAAGGCATTGACCGAGGCACGTGGCATGGACCGGCCATGCTTCATTGCCTGCCGAACGATCATCGGCAAGGGCGCACCGACCAAGCAGGGCACGGCCTCTGCCCACGGTTCCGCCCTGGGGAAGGAAGAAGCCAAGGCGGTTCTGCAAGGTTTGGGCATAGGCGACAGCGATAAGTTCTTGCAAGATTTTATCCTGCCCGATGAATGGCGAAAATGCTGGGCCGATGTGGCGGCGCAAAAAACCGCGGATTTTATGCAACATGCCAAACAATTTTCTGGTTTGGACAGCCCGAAAAATGACATGACGGGTTTTTCGGGCGAGCTGGCACAGGATATTAAAAATTACAAAGAAAATACCTTGCAAGAAAACAAACCCCTGGCGACGCGGGTCGCCAGCCAACAGGCGATTGGTGTTTTTACAAAACGCCTGCCGCAATTGGTTGGTGGGTCGGCCGATTTGACCGGTTCGAACGGCACAAAAACGCCCGACCACAAAATCATCAACCGCAACGATTTCACCGGCAATTATATTCATTACGGCGTGCGCGAACATGCCATGGCGGCGGCCATGAACGGTCTGGCCCTGACCGGTTTTGTTCCCTATGGCGGCACATTTTTGGTGTTTAGCGATTACCTGCGCGGGGCGTTGCGATTGTCGGCGATTATGAAGCAAAAGGTTATTTACGTTTTGACCCATGATTCGATTGGCGTGGGGGAGGATGGGCCGACCCACCAACCGGTCGAGCATTTGGCGGCGTTGCGCGCCATGCCACACCTGTTGGTATTGCGGCCATGCGATACGATAGAAACCATCGAGGCCTGGGAAATTGCCCTGACGCGCCCGCAACCATCTATCCTCGCCCTGTCGCGGCAAAACCTGCCATTGCTCCGCACCGCAACCAACAGCGGCGACAACCACACGGCGCGCGGCGGTTATATTATTTATGGTGATGAAAATAAAGACCAGCGGACGATAACATTGTTGGCCACCGGGTCGGAGGTTTCATTGGCCGTGGCGGCGGCAAAAATGTTGGAAAAGGACGGCAAAAAATCCGTGGTGGTTTCCATGCCGTCGTTTGAATTATTCCGCGCGCAAGATTCCGCGACGCGCGACAAAATATTGGGGTCGGCACCGCGCATCGCCATCGAGGCCGGGGTCAAGCAACCATGGTTTGAATGGTTGCGGACCGGTGATGGATTCGGCGACGAATTCATCGGGTTGGACGATTTTGGTGCCTCGGCCCCCTATCAAGAGGTTTATAACGAACGTGGCATCACGGTCGAAAATGTCTTGAAGGTCGCCAATAAGTTGCTATAA
- the speB gene encoding agmatinase: MKKDYRFPRKPLRPSNQPAELEMPNGTGGGGDQAFRATENLGRNFEQTWAGALSFCRRRYSRDLTGVDVAVSGVPIDLAVTYRPGTRLGPRGVRAASVQLSELDAHPFRFDPFSHLNVVDYGDCELVFDHPETIPDSIEDHIFKIISQGVKSATIGGDHFITYPILRAHHRVHGAVALLHFDAHPDTWPDDGTQMNHGTMFARAVKDKLIIPEKSLQVGIRTVAPDVGVNVITADDVHDIGVKGVLTAIAKTIGNTPCYLTFDIDCLDPSHAPGTGTPVAGGLTSREALKIIRGLNDIDGLNIVGCDLVEVSPPFDVSEITALAGAHVLHDILCHWALKKTDEKK; the protein is encoded by the coding sequence ATGAAAAAAGATTATCGCTTCCCACGCAAGCCATTGCGCCCCAGCAACCAACCGGCCGAATTGGAAATGCCAAATGGCACGGGCGGCGGCGGCGACCAGGCGTTTCGCGCAACCGAAAACCTCGGCCGTAATTTTGAACAAACCTGGGCTGGCGCATTATCATTTTGCCGTCGCCGTTACAGCCGCGATTTAACCGGCGTTGACGTGGCGGTGTCGGGCGTGCCGATTGATTTGGCCGTGACCTATCGCCCGGGCACGCGTTTGGGGCCGCGCGGCGTGCGGGCGGCGTCGGTGCAACTTTCAGAACTTGACGCTCACCCGTTTCGCTTCGACCCGTTTTCGCACCTGAATGTTGTCGATTACGGCGATTGCGAATTGGTGTTCGACCACCCCGAAACCATTCCCGATTCTATCGAAGACCATATTTTTAAAATCATCAGCCAGGGGGTGAAATCGGCGACCATCGGCGGCGATCATTTCATCACCTACCCCATTTTACGCGCCCACCATCGGGTGCATGGCGCGGTGGCGTTGTTGCATTTTGACGCCCACCCCGATACCTGGCCCGACGACGGCACGCAAATGAACCACGGCACCATGTTTGCCCGCGCGGTTAAGGATAAATTAATTATCCCCGAAAAATCGTTGCAGGTGGGGATTCGCACCGTCGCCCCCGATGTCGGGGTTAATGTTATCACCGCCGACGACGTGCATGACATCGGGGTTAAGGGCGTGCTGACCGCGATTGCGAAAACCATCGGCAACACGCCATGTTATTTAACATTCGATATCGATTGCCTGGACCCCAGCCACGCCCCCGGCACTGGCACGCCGGTCGCGGGCGGGTTAACATCGCGCGAGGCATTAAAAATCATTCGCGGCTTAAACGACATCGACGGGTTGAACATCGTCGGTTGTGATTTGGTCGAGGTGTCGCCGCCGTTCGACGTATCGGAAATCACCGCCCTGGCCGGGGCGCATGTTCTGCACGATATTTTGTGCCACTGGGCCCTTAAGAAAACGGACGAGAAGAAATAA
- a CDS encoding DNA methyltransferase yields the protein MVNIKNRTIYCRDNIDVLRGINSDSIDLIYLDPPFNKKKVFTAPIGSSAEGAEFSDIFREEDIKDEWVKEIEADNYELHSLLKGIKDFSNQYNYCYCVYMAIRLIEIGRILKNTGSVYLHCDPTMSHYLKLVMDCIFGEKNFRNEIIWHYDQGARGKNNFGKKHDIIFWYSKTENYFFNIEKILEPFKSKMTEWRYTKGGQKGKEMPLGKVPSDVWDVKFNSMAKEHTGYPTQKPLALLERLIKASSKEGDMVLDPFCGCATACVAAERLGRKWVGIDVSVKAYELVKERLGKEKHDIISWDKEIHYSTTPPKRTDDGDSISLNDGYIYIISNKAFRKQLKVGIARNPEARLNNYQTSDPKRGYRLEKTHQTKFNAVIEKMIHDHYESPNEWVATGDIDEVFNLIKKFDDELKNK from the coding sequence ATGGTTAATATAAAAAATCGCACGATTTATTGTCGCGATAATATAGATGTTTTGCGCGGTATCAATTCCGATTCGATAGATTTAATTTATCTAGACCCGCCATTTAATAAAAAGAAAGTTTTTACCGCGCCGATTGGTAGCAGTGCCGAGGGCGCGGAATTCAGCGATATATTTAGGGAAGAGGATATTAAAGACGAATGGGTAAAAGAAATTGAAGCCGATAATTACGAACTCCATTCATTGTTAAAAGGCATAAAAGATTTTAGCAACCAATATAATTATTGTTATTGCGTTTATATGGCCATTAGGCTGATAGAAATAGGGCGAATATTAAAAAATACTGGCAGTGTTTATTTGCACTGCGACCCGACCATGAGCCATTATTTAAAATTGGTGATGGATTGCATTTTTGGTGAAAAGAATTTTAGGAATGAAATCATTTGGCATTATGACCAGGGCGCGAGGGGAAAAAATAATTTTGGCAAGAAGCATGATATTATCTTTTGGTATAGCAAAACTGAAAATTATTTTTTTAATATAGAAAAAATTTTAGAACCATTTAAGTCTAAAATGACTGAATGGCGTTATACAAAAGGCGGACAGAAAGGCAAAGAAATGCCTTTGGGTAAAGTGCCATCCGACGTGTGGGATGTAAAATTTAATTCCATGGCAAAAGAACATACAGGCTACCCCACGCAAAAACCACTGGCCTTGTTAGAAAGATTAATAAAGGCCAGTAGCAAAGAGGGCGACATGGTGCTTGACCCATTTTGTGGTTGCGCCACGGCTTGTGTGGCGGCCGAAAGGCTAGGTCGTAAATGGGTCGGGATTGATGTCAGCGTTAAGGCCTATGAATTGGTAAAAGAAAGATTGGGCAAAGAAAAACATGATATTATAAGTTGGGATAAAGAAATTCATTACAGCACGACCCCACCCAAAAGAACCGACGACGGCGATAGTATATCGCTTAACGATGGTTATATTTATATTATCTCTAACAAGGCATTTAGAAAACAATTAAAGGTCGGTATTGCCAGAAACCCCGAAGCGCGGCTAAACAATTACCAAACATCCGACCCCAAAAGAGGTTATAGGTTAGAAAAAACCCATCAAACAAAATTTAACGCTGTCATTGAAAAAATGATACACGACCATTACGAATCGCCCAATGAATGGGTGGCGACAGGTGATATTGACGAGGTCTTTAATCTTATTAAAAAGTTTGATGACGAATTAAAAAATAAGTAA
- a CDS encoding VOC family protein has translation MKLGYVIIYVPNVAETLAFYEKAFGLQQQFLHDSGDYGELKTGETILAFASEQLRDSNGMTTLNNRLPKDGTTATPAGAEIAFVTDNVDVQYEAALRHGARAVKKPAAKPWGQVVAYVLDNNGFLVEICSPVQ, from the coding sequence ATGAAGTTGGGTTATGTTATTATTTACGTGCCCAATGTAGCGGAGACCTTGGCGTTTTATGAAAAGGCCTTTGGCCTGCAACAACAATTTTTGCATGACAGCGGCGATTACGGCGAATTAAAAACCGGCGAAACGATTTTGGCCTTCGCCAGCGAGCAATTGCGCGACAGCAATGGCATGACCACCCTGAATAACCGATTACCAAAAGACGGCACCACCGCCACACCGGCCGGCGCGGAAATTGCCTTCGTCACCGATAATGTTGATGTGCAATATGAAGCGGCATTGCGCCATGGGGCGCGGGCGGTAAAAAAACCCGCCGCCAAACCCTGGGGTCAGGTGGTGGCTTACGTGCTCGACAATAATGGTTTCTTGGTGGAGATTTGCTCGCCCGTGCAATAG